From one Cupriavidus sp. P-10 genomic stretch:
- the glxR gene encoding 2-hydroxy-3-oxopropionate reductase has protein sequence MKLGFIGLGIMGSPMAQNLIAGGHEVRLSSRSGAPQALVDLGGIACASGREVAQGADVIFLMVPDTPHVEAALFGEDGIAAGLGEGKTVVDMSSISPIATKEFASRINALGCQYLDAPVSGGEVGARNGTLSIMVGGPEATFEAVRPLFELMGKNITLVGDNGAGQTAKVANQIIVALNIEAVAEALLFAAKAGADPARVRQALMGGFASSKVLEVHGERMIKRTFEPGFRIGLHQKDLNLALSNAREMGLSLPNTATCQELFNACVSHGGAGWDHSAMVRALELMANHEIGS, from the coding sequence GTGAAACTCGGATTCATTGGTCTTGGCATCATGGGCAGCCCGATGGCGCAGAACCTGATCGCCGGCGGGCATGAAGTCAGGCTGTCGAGCCGCAGTGGCGCGCCGCAGGCGCTGGTGGACCTGGGCGGCATCGCCTGCGCGTCGGGCCGCGAAGTGGCGCAGGGCGCCGACGTCATCTTCCTGATGGTGCCCGACACCCCGCACGTGGAAGCGGCACTGTTCGGCGAAGACGGCATCGCCGCTGGCCTGGGCGAGGGCAAGACCGTGGTCGACATGAGCTCGATCTCGCCGATCGCCACCAAGGAATTCGCCAGCCGCATCAATGCGCTGGGCTGCCAGTACCTCGATGCGCCGGTGTCCGGCGGCGAGGTCGGTGCGCGCAACGGCACGCTCTCGATCATGGTGGGCGGGCCCGAAGCCACCTTCGAGGCCGTGCGGCCGCTGTTCGAGCTGATGGGCAAGAACATCACGCTGGTCGGCGACAACGGCGCCGGCCAGACCGCCAAGGTCGCCAACCAGATCATCGTGGCGCTGAACATCGAGGCCGTGGCCGAGGCGCTGCTGTTCGCAGCCAAGGCCGGCGCCGACCCGGCGCGCGTGCGCCAGGCGCTGATGGGCGGCTTTGCCTCGTCCAAGGTGCTGGAGGTGCATGGCGAACGCATGATCAAGCGCACCTTCGAGCCCGGCTTCCGCATCGGGCTGCACCAGAAAGACCTGAACCTCGCGCTGTCCAATGCGCGCGAAATGGGCCTGTCGCTGCCCAATACGGCGACCTGCCAGGAGCTGTTCAACGCGTGCGTGAGCCATGGCGGCGCTGGCTGGGACCATTCCGCAATGGTGCGCGCGCTGGAGCTGATGGCCAACCACGAAATCGGATCCTGA
- a CDS encoding L-talarate/galactarate dehydratase, with protein sequence MTATTTSSQPADSIAWIRLSSSYLPLATPISDAKVLTGRQKPMTEVAILFAEIRTANGHEGLGFSYSKRAGGPGQFAHAAEIAPALIGEDPSDIARLWDKLCWAGASVGRSGLSTQAIGAFDVALWDLKARRAGLSLAKLLGAHRDAVRCYNTSGGFLHTPLDQLMVNAAASVERGIGGIKLKVGQPDGALDIKRVAAVREHLGDAVPIMVDANQQWDRPTAQRMCRTFESFNLVWIEEPLDAYDHEGHAALATQFDTPIATGEMLTSAAEHWDLIRHRAADYLMPDAPRVGGITPFLKVAALAEHAGLMLAPHFAMELHVHLAAAYPREPWVEHFDWLEPLFNERLQISNGRIQVPTAPGLGLSLSEQARAWTRQQAEFGQQP encoded by the coding sequence ATGACTGCAACCACGACCTCCAGCCAACCCGCCGACAGCATCGCCTGGATCCGGCTGTCTTCCAGCTACCTGCCGCTGGCCACGCCGATCAGCGACGCCAAGGTGCTGACCGGCCGGCAGAAGCCGATGACCGAGGTGGCGATCCTGTTCGCCGAGATCCGCACCGCCAACGGCCACGAGGGGCTGGGCTTCAGCTACAGCAAGCGCGCAGGCGGCCCCGGCCAGTTCGCGCACGCGGCGGAGATTGCGCCGGCGCTGATCGGCGAGGATCCGAGCGATATCGCGCGGCTGTGGGACAAGCTGTGCTGGGCGGGCGCTTCGGTTGGCCGCAGCGGCCTGTCGACGCAGGCCATCGGTGCCTTCGACGTGGCGCTGTGGGACCTTAAGGCCCGGCGCGCCGGCCTGTCGCTGGCCAAGCTGCTGGGCGCTCATCGCGATGCGGTGCGCTGCTACAACACCTCGGGCGGTTTCCTGCATACCCCGCTGGACCAGTTGATGGTCAATGCCGCGGCGTCGGTCGAGCGCGGCATCGGCGGCATCAAGCTCAAGGTGGGCCAGCCCGACGGCGCGCTCGATATCAAGCGCGTGGCCGCGGTGCGCGAGCACCTGGGCGACGCGGTGCCGATCATGGTCGACGCCAACCAGCAATGGGACCGCCCGACCGCGCAGCGCATGTGCCGCACCTTTGAATCGTTCAACCTGGTGTGGATCGAAGAGCCGCTCGACGCCTACGACCACGAGGGCCACGCCGCGCTGGCGACGCAGTTCGACACCCCGATCGCCACCGGCGAAATGCTGACCAGCGCCGCCGAGCACTGGGACCTGATCCGCCACCGCGCCGCCGACTACCTGATGCCCGATGCGCCGCGGGTAGGGGGCATCACGCCCTTCCTCAAGGTGGCGGCGCTGGCCGAGCACGCAGGCCTGATGCTCGCGCCGCATTTTGCGATGGAGCTGCACGTGCACCTTGCCGCGGCGTATCCGCGCGAGCCGTGGGTCGAGCATTTCGACTGGCTCGAGCCGCTGTTCAACGAGCGCCTGCAGATCAGCAACGGCCGCATCCAGGTGCCGACCGCGCCGGGGCTGGGCCTGAGCCTAAGCGAACAGGCCAGGGCCTGGACGCGCCAGCAGGCGGAATTCGGCCAGCAGCCGTAA
- a CDS encoding Bug family tripartite tricarboxylate transporter substrate binding protein, giving the protein MKKLIASLLLGAAMATAHAAWPEKPVTLLVPFPAGGSSDNVARILGAKMQAQFGGSFVVDNKPGAAGMIGAAMVKRAPADGYTVFVSSLGPFVIGPHLTRNAGYDPLKDFDYISVAVQAPNVLAVPANSPHKSLQDVIAYEKAHPNKMTFASAGNGTSDHLTAELFWQQTGTTGLHVPYKGGAPALNDLLGGQVDATFMNINTAIPHIKAGKLRALAITSSKRSPILPDVPTMEESGVKGVTVYSWQAVAAPKGLPPEIKSKLHAAVVAALNDPAVKPKLLDLGFEIVANTPEQFTAFQASEYARWKKVIEVGKITAD; this is encoded by the coding sequence ATGAAAAAGCTGATCGCATCCCTGCTGCTCGGTGCAGCCATGGCCACCGCGCACGCCGCCTGGCCGGAAAAACCCGTCACGCTGCTGGTGCCGTTCCCCGCGGGCGGCTCCAGCGACAACGTCGCCCGCATCCTGGGCGCCAAGATGCAGGCGCAGTTCGGCGGCAGCTTCGTGGTCGACAACAAGCCGGGCGCGGCGGGCATGATCGGCGCCGCCATGGTCAAGCGCGCGCCGGCCGATGGCTACACGGTGTTCGTGTCTTCGCTGGGCCCGTTCGTGATCGGCCCGCACCTGACCAGGAACGCCGGCTACGATCCGCTCAAGGATTTCGACTACATCAGCGTGGCGGTGCAGGCGCCCAACGTGCTGGCCGTTCCCGCCAATTCGCCGCACAAGAGCCTGCAGGACGTGATTGCCTACGAGAAGGCGCATCCCAACAAGATGACCTTTGCCTCGGCGGGCAACGGCACCAGCGACCACCTGACCGCCGAGCTGTTCTGGCAGCAGACCGGCACCACCGGCCTGCACGTGCCCTACAAGGGCGGCGCGCCGGCGCTGAATGACCTGCTGGGCGGGCAGGTCGATGCCACCTTCATGAACATCAACACCGCGATCCCGCATATCAAGGCCGGCAAGCTGCGCGCGCTGGCCATCACCAGCAGCAAGCGCTCGCCGATCCTGCCTGACGTGCCGACCATGGAAGAGTCGGGCGTGAAGGGCGTGACGGTCTACTCGTGGCAGGCCGTGGCCGCGCCCAAGGGGCTGCCGCCGGAGATCAAGTCCAAGCTGCATGCCGCCGTGGTCGCGGCGCTTAATGACCCGGCAGTCAAGCCCAAGCTGCTCGACCTGGGCTTCGAGATCGTCGCCAATACGCCGGAGCAGTTCACGGCGTTCCAGGCGTCGGAGTATGCGCGCTGGAAGAAGGTGATCGAGGTGGGCAAGATCACGGCTGACTGA